From a region of the Etheostoma cragini isolate CJK2018 chromosome 20, CSU_Ecrag_1.0, whole genome shotgun sequence genome:
- the LOC117936125 gene encoding B2 bradykinin receptor-like isoform X2, with protein sequence MATLPTSDSANFSTVSTFGDQNNSTDKCPPAVFKEWQSTVVPACMLLISVLGIVMNLFVLTVFCFHKKACTVAEIYLSNLAAADLFLMAALQEES encoded by the exons ATGGCTACATTGCCTACAAG CGATTCTGCTAATTTCAGCACAGTGTCTACATTTGGAGACCAAAACAACTCTACGGACAAGTGTCCTCCAGCAGTATTCAAAGAATGGCAGTCGACTGTGGTCCCGGCCTGTATGCTGCTGATCAGTGTGCTGGGAATCGTGATGAATTTGTTTGTCCTTACGGTTTTCTGCTTTCACAAGAAAGCGTGCACCGTGGCTGAGATCTACTTGAGCAACCTGGCTGCTGCTGACCTTTTCTTGATG
- the bdkrb1 gene encoding B1 bradykinin receptor codes for MSPVPHVSFIRSILIKYMAMEPMTVATLWSENSSLSLSFGPTDEPISAEFKLIYTIIPPYIFTLCLLGLLLNSFVLGVLFAHKDHLTIAEIYLSNLAMADFILLCGLPFWAMNILNEFNWPYGDVLCKLVNSIIIINFYTSTQTLVMISVDRYLALVKPMKARWLRRTLFAKVICSILWISAVVLSMPTIVHRKVKLIKELDTMSCILDYNHDSSWKLAHQILVNVVGFVLPVVVIGFSSGNIIKAFVKRRESVAYPDTNDTKATVLVYAVTLLFLLCWGPFQVFTFLDTLCDLHVLDEKLWYHTLDVGGQVSVYLAFLNSALNPVLYVFSGQYFRRKVSAIYRRTRRRRESEMTTYQRSVVSTYINRTEQIKTVVIV; via the exons ATGAGCCCTGTTCCACACGTGTCTTTTATTAGGAGCATTTTGATCAAATATATG GCCATGGAGCCAATGACTGTGGCAACACTGTGGTCTGAAAACAGCAGTTTGTCCCTATCATTTGGTCCGACAGATGAACCGATCTCGGCAGAATTCAAGCTAATCTACACCATCATACCCCCGTACATCTTCACCTTATGCCTGTTGGGCCTTCTCTTAAACAGCTTTGTCCTGGGGGTGTTATTCGCCCACAAGGATCACCTGACTATTGCGGAGATCTACCTGAGCAACCTGGCCATGGCTGACTTTATTCTTCTGTGTGGCCTCCCCTTCTGGGCAATGAACATCCTAAACGAATTCAACTGGCCGTACGGAGATGTCTTATGCAAACTGGTCAACTCCATCATAATCATCAATTTCTACACCAGCACCCAAACCCTGGTCATGATTAGTGTTGACCGCTACCTGGCACTTGTGAAACCCATGAAGGCCAGGTGGCTGAGACGGACACTCTTTGCCAAGGTGATCTGCTCCATCCTGTGGATATCAGCAGTCGTACTGAGCATGCCAACCATTGTTCACAGAAAGGTGAAGTTGATCAAGGAGTTGGACACAATGTCCTGCATACTGGATTATAATCATGACAGCTCTTGGAAATTGGCCCATCAGATTCTGGTAAATGTTGTAGGCTTTGTACTCCCTGTTGTGGTCATTGGTTTCAGCAGTGGAAACATAATCAAGGCTTTTGTCAAGAGGAGGGAGAGTGTAGCTTATCCTGACACTAATGACACAAAGGCCACAGTACTGGTGTATGCTGTCACACTACTTTTCTTACTGTGCTGGGGTCCCTTCCAGGTATTTACCTTCCTCGACACACTCTGTGATCTCCACGTGTTGGATGAGAAGCTGTGGTACCACACTCTTGATGTAGGAGGCCAGGTTTCAGTGTATCTGGCCTTTCTCAATAGTGCTCTAAACCCAGTGCTATATGTTTTCTCAGGGCAGTACTTTAGGAGGAAGGTTAGCGCCATCTACAGGAGGACTAGACGTCGCAGAGAATCAGAGATGACCACATATCAACGCTCTGTTGTGTCCACTTACATTAACAGAACAGAGCAAATTAAGACTGTGGTCATTGTTTAA
- the LOC117936127 gene encoding B2 bradykinin receptor-like codes for MESAARAELVCNHTDAWDWVYTMQPAYMSIICLLGVIGNSFVLCVFCLQKRRSSVADIYLSNLAAADLLMVSCLPFWVATIINKFHWRFGEPMCQLINIVIGMNYYCSVLFLTLVSVDRYLALTRPLTQGRERRAFWARGICFSIWVAGVLLSFPAILFRSVQFFPHLGIDACYLAYPHEGWRLRYNMTVSTVGFLVPVPIVSFCSYKITKALRSSQNVRNASKGSVERKAAYLVLVVLAVFILCWLPYQVLIFLDTLDHYEVVTGCTWAYVLDIGNQLATYLGYSNSSLNPFLYVIVGKHFKLRAREVCRLVLYRRKRKWGKSGLSNVNHNSTKQTESTKI; via the coding sequence ATGGAGAGTGCCGCAAGAGCTGAGCTTGTCTGCAACCACACAGATGCATGGGACTGGGTTTATACCATGCAACCTGCCTATATGTCCATTATCTGCCTTCTTGGAGTGATCGGCAACTCctttgtgctttgtgtgttcTGTCTCCAGAAGCGGCGCAGCTCTGTGGCCGACATCTACCTGAGCAACCTGGCAGCAGCGGATCTCCTCATGGTTTCTTGCCTGCCGTTCTGGGTAGCAACCATTATCAACAAGTTCCACTGGAGGTTTGGGGAGCCCATGTGCCAGCTTATTAACATTGTCATTGGGATGAATTATTATTGCAGTGTGCTGTTCCTCACGCTTGTGAGCGTGGACAGATACCTGGCCCTTACTAGACCCCTAACCCAGGGGCGGGAGAGACGGGCCTTCTGGGCACGTGGGATTTGCTTCAGTATCTGGGTTGCTGGTGTCTTGCTCAGCTTCCCTGCTATCCTCTTCCGCTCCGTCCAGTTCTTCCCACATCTGGGCATTGACGCATGCTACCTAGCATATCCACATGAAGGCTGGAGACTGCGCTACAACATGACTGTCAGCACAGTAGGCTTCCTTGTCCCTGTTCCCATTGTGTCCTTCTGTAGTTACAAAATCACTAAAGCTCTTCGGAGTAGCCAGAATGTGAGAAATGCCAGCAAAGGCAGTGTGGAAAGAAAGGCGGCGTACCTTGTTCTCGTTGTTCTGGCTGTGTTCATTCTCTGTTGGCTGCCCTACCAGGTTCTGATCTTCTTGGACACCTTGGATCATTATGAAGTCGTCACTGGATGCACTTGGGCGTACGTGTTGGACATTGGAAACCAGTTGGCTACCTACCTTGGCTACAGCAACAGCTCATTGAATCCTTTCCTGTACGTGATTGTGGGGAAGCATTTTAAGCTGAGGGCAAGGGAAGTTTGTAGGTTAGTGCTGtacagaaggaaaaggaaatgggGGAAGTCCGGTCTTTCCAATGTCAATCACAACTCAACTAAACAAACTGAGAGTACTAAAATCTAA
- the LOC117936222 gene encoding B2 bradykinin receptor-like, with amino-acid sequence MTFQPTSVPDFNTTAFYRDQNHTNATDCPDPYDWEWLHTSQPVYILLITVLGIVFNVFVLIVFCFHKNACTVAEIYLSNLAAADLVLVSCLPFWAVYTSNGFDWPFGLFLCKVVNLGIKINAYSSIYFLVLVSIDRYVALVHTMSHGRMRRPKYAKLGCSLIWGFSLILSIPVLIFREVKYFPEYGVHACFLRYPTQTVELLFDGMLVIFSFIVPISTISFCTVKIIQALKNQAIEKFSAMKRESKATTLMLAVLIAFLICWVPFHVVTTLDVLLKAEVLGGCHFVSVIEICNQIFTYLAFFNSVLNPILYVLVGKNFRKKVSELFKQWNIRKIVTSESSRSTNLSSTLKTFV; translated from the coding sequence TGTCCCAGACTTCAACACCACAGCTTTCTATAGAGACCAAAACCACACCAATGCCACTGATTGTCCTGATCCATACGACTGGGAGTGGCTCCACACCAGTCAGCCTGTGTACATCCTGCTCATCACTGTGCTGGGAATcgtgtttaatgtgtttgtccTGATAGTTTTCTGCTTCCACAAGAATGCCTGCACCGTGGCTGAGATCTATTTGAGCAACCTGGCTGCTGCTGACCTCGTCCTGGTGTCCTGTTTGCCTTTCTGGGCTGTTTACACATCCAACGGTTTCGATTGGCCTTTCGGTCTGTTCCTGTGCAAAGTCGTCAACCTGGGAATTAAGATAAATGCCTACAGTAGCATCTACTTTCTTGTTCTGGTTAGCATAGATCGCTATGTGGCACTGGTGCATACAATGTCCCATGGCAGAATGCGTAGGCCAAAGTATGCAAAACTGGGTTGTTCGCTGATTTGGGGGTTCAGCTTGATCTTGAGCATCCCCGTGCTCATCTTCAGGGAAGTGAAATATTTTCCTGAGTATGGTGTTCATGCATGCTTTCTGCGCTACCCAACACAAACTGTAGAACTGCTTTTTGATGGGATGTTGGTCATTTTTAGCTTCATCGTCCCAATTTCGACTATCTCATTCTGCACTGTCAAGATTATTCAGGCTTTAAAGAATCAGGCAATAGAGAAATTCAGTGCTATGAAAAGAGAAAGTAAGGCCACCACGCTGATGTTGGCGGTCCTCATAGCATTTCTTATCTGCTGGGTGCCATTCCACGTGGTCACCACATTAGATGTGCTCTTAAAGGCTGAAGTCCTGGGAGGGTGTCACTTTGTGTCTGTCATAGAAATCTGCAATCAGATCTTCACATACTTAGCCTTCTTCAACAGTGTTCTCAACCCCATCCTCTACGTCTTGGTAGGAAAGAACTTCCGGAAAAAAGTGTCTGAACTCTTCAAGCAGTGGAACATTAGGAAAATTGTGACCTCTGAGTCCTCACGTTCAACAAACCTGTCCTCTACACTGAAGACTTTTGTATAA